One window from the genome of Lathamus discolor isolate bLatDis1 chromosome 8, bLatDis1.hap1, whole genome shotgun sequence encodes:
- the LOC136018602 gene encoding protein PML-like isoform X4 codes for MPIPQASDIPSTDNLLFTNLQARLKVYKKIIGGDDLFCDNCKKPSEFWCCECEEFLCTKCSEAHHRYLASHDAKRVMDIRAGSAKDFLEGTRRSSNFCCSNPSHKNQTVSIYCQQCEKALCCSCALLDSRHAAFCDIRSETQRRQQELGTVTRALRHQRGGFEATCAALREEASRLERAQRELRELIRQRVEQLVRLLRREEEELLGMLEARQEQGRRELARELQRVEGVLRRMEAGERLVEKMSLYATEQEVMDMQPFIKGALQELQRAAARSQAQPVGFAECRARLQALVERVEGHPVPVPKTGTSAPHHDSVSEDGTTLILHLEPPREHCQPHGGLPMGLPAPQQPCAPVSNPSSSRGRVCPSRGGDVSPTQPTSPALPMQRDGEAEKDATSAHGDPVPLPRSIQDSLALLQEDFGGWARSNRQQAEKLLKMGNRLLQAQHRANRHLVSMTQEIRAMSHSLANIASAVGPLLQATGNPQDPQPADMEWPSLPSGMLELLLPSTLQRQEPLLPVATTAPSHVSSPPATPPVSPAHSEPLSPASEEEHPKSRHPTGSKRGGKPSTRLRKRRKK; via the exons ATGCCCATCCCGCAGGCCAGCGACATTCCCAGCACGGACAACCTGCTCTTCACCAACCTGCAGGCCAGGCTCAAGGTCTACAAGAAGATCATTGGTGGAGATGACTTGTTCTGCGACAACTGCAAGAAACCCAGTGAGTTCTGGTGCTGTGAGTGCGAGGAGTTCCTCTGCACCAAGTGCTCCGAGGCCCATCACCGCTATCTGGCGAGCCACGACGCCAAGAGGGTGATGGACATCAGGGCAGGGTCAGCTAAGGACTTCCTCGAGGGCACCCGGAGGAGCAGTAACTTCTGCTGCTCCAACCCGAGCCATAAGAACCAGACTGTAAG CATCTACTGCCAGCAGTGCGAGAAGGCGCTGTGCTGCTCGTGCGCGCTGCTGGACAGCCGGCACGCGGCCTTCTGCGACATCCGCAGCGAGACCCAGCGccggcagcaggagctgggcaccGTCACCCGCGCCCTGCGGCACCAGCGCGGCGGCTTCGAGGCCACGTGCGCGGCGCTGCGGGAGGAGGCGTCGCGGCTGGAGCGGGCGCAGCGGGAGCTGCGGGAGCTGATCCGGCAGCGCGTGGAGCAGCTGGTGCGGCTGCTGCGGCGCGAggaagaggagctgctggggatgctggaggcGCGGCAGGAGCAGGGCCGGCGGGAGCTGGCGCGGGAGCTGCAGCGCGTGGAGGGGGTGCTGCGGCGCATGGAGGCGGGCGAGCGGCTGGTGGAGAAGATGAGCCTGTACGCCACGGAGCAGGAGGTGATGGACATGCAGCCCTTCATCAAGGGCgcgctgcaggagctgcagcggGCTGCGGCCAGGAGCCAAGCGCAGCCCGTGGGCTTCGCTGagtgcagagccaggctgcaggCGCTGGTGGAGCGCGTCGAGGGGCACCCAG TCCCCGTTCCCAAAACAGGTACCTCTGCTCCCCACCACGACTCAGTGTCTGAAGACGGGACCACCCTGATCCTTCACCTGGAGCCTCCCAGGGAGCATTGCCAACCGCATGGAGGTCTCCCCATGGGGCTGCCTGCCCCCCAGCAGCCCTGTGCCCCCGTATCGAacccctccagcagcagaggacgCGTGTGTCCAAGCCGGGGAGGGGATGTGTCCCCCACCCAACCCACATCTCCAGCCCTGCCGAtgcagagggatggagaagcGGAGAAGGACGCCACGTCAGCCCATGGGGACCCTGTGCCTCTCCCCAGGAGCATCCAGGACTCTCTGGCCTTGCTGCAGGAAGATTTCGGTGGCTGGGCCAGGTCCAAcaggcagcaggcagaaaaGCTCCTGAAGATGGGCAATCGCCTCCTGCAAGCTCAGCACAGGGCAAACAGGCACTTGGTGTCCATGACCCAGGAGATCCGGGCCATGTCCCACTCCCTGGCCAACATCGCCTCGGCTGTGGGCCCCTTGCTGCAGGCCACGGGCAACCCCCAGGACCCCCAACCTGCAGACATGGAGTGGCCATCGCTGCCCTCCGGCATGCTGGAattgctgcttcccagcaccctgcagaggcaggagccaCTGCTCCCGGTGGCTACCACGGCCCCTTCCCATGTGAGCTCCCCTCCTGCCACCCCCCCTGTGAGCCCAGCACACTCGGAGCCCCTCAGCCCAGCCTCCGAGGAGGAGCATCCCAAATCAAGGCATCCCACCGGCAGCAAGCGTGGTGGGAAGCCCAGCACCAGGCTTCGGAAGCGAAGGAAGAAGTGA
- the LOC136018602 gene encoding protein PML-like isoform X3 — MPGSGSPLLEDDFQFILCEGCRQESPNLKLLTCLHTLCLGCLSKNKPIGQCPVCQMPIPQASDIPSTDNLLFTNLQARLKVYKKIIGGDDLFCDNCKKPSEFWCCECEEFLCTKCSEAHHRYLASHDAKRVMDIRAGSAKDFLEGTRRSSNFCCSNPSHKNQTVSIYCQQCEKALCCSCALLDSRHAAFCDIRSETQRRQQELGTVTRALRHQRGGFEATCAALREEASRLERAQRELRELIRQRVEQLVRLLRREEEELLGMLEARQEQGRRELARELQRVEGVLRRMEAGERLVEKMSLYATEQEVMDMQPFIKGALQELQRAAARSQAQPVGFAECRARLQALVERVEGHPVPVPKTGTSAPHHDSVSEDGTTLILHLEPPREHCQPHGGLPMGLPAPQQPCAPVSNPSSSRGRVCPSRGGDVSPTQPTSPALPMQRDGEAEKDATSAHGDPVPLPRSIQDSLALLQEDFGGWARSNRQQAEKLLKMGNRLLQAQHRANRHLVSMTQEIRAMSHSLANIASAVGPLLQATGNPQDPQPADMEWPSLPSGMLELLLPSTLQRQEPLLPVATTAPSHVSSPPATPPVSPAHSEPLSPASEEEHPKSRHPTGSKRGGKPSTRLRKRRKK, encoded by the exons ATGCCCGGCTCCGGCAGCCCG CTCCTAGAAGACGACTTCCAGTTCATCCTTTGCGAGGGCTGCCGGCAGGAATCGCCCAACCTCAAGCTCCTCACCTGCCTCCACACCTTGTGCCTTGGTTGCCTGAGCAAGAACAAGCCCATCGGGCAGTGCCCTGTGTGCCAGATGCCCATCCCGCAGGCCAGCGACATTCCCAGCACGGACAACCTGCTCTTCACCAACCTGCAGGCCAGGCTCAAGGTCTACAAGAAGATCATTGGTGGAGATGACTTGTTCTGCGACAACTGCAAGAAACCCAGTGAGTTCTGGTGCTGTGAGTGCGAGGAGTTCCTCTGCACCAAGTGCTCCGAGGCCCATCACCGCTATCTGGCGAGCCACGACGCCAAGAGGGTGATGGACATCAGGGCAGGGTCAGCTAAGGACTTCCTCGAGGGCACCCGGAGGAGCAGTAACTTCTGCTGCTCCAACCCGAGCCATAAGAACCAGACTGTAAG CATCTACTGCCAGCAGTGCGAGAAGGCGCTGTGCTGCTCGTGCGCGCTGCTGGACAGCCGGCACGCGGCCTTCTGCGACATCCGCAGCGAGACCCAGCGccggcagcaggagctgggcaccGTCACCCGCGCCCTGCGGCACCAGCGCGGCGGCTTCGAGGCCACGTGCGCGGCGCTGCGGGAGGAGGCGTCGCGGCTGGAGCGGGCGCAGCGGGAGCTGCGGGAGCTGATCCGGCAGCGCGTGGAGCAGCTGGTGCGGCTGCTGCGGCGCGAggaagaggagctgctggggatgctggaggcGCGGCAGGAGCAGGGCCGGCGGGAGCTGGCGCGGGAGCTGCAGCGCGTGGAGGGGGTGCTGCGGCGCATGGAGGCGGGCGAGCGGCTGGTGGAGAAGATGAGCCTGTACGCCACGGAGCAGGAGGTGATGGACATGCAGCCCTTCATCAAGGGCgcgctgcaggagctgcagcggGCTGCGGCCAGGAGCCAAGCGCAGCCCGTGGGCTTCGCTGagtgcagagccaggctgcaggCGCTGGTGGAGCGCGTCGAGGGGCACCCAG TCCCCGTTCCCAAAACAGGTACCTCTGCTCCCCACCACGACTCAGTGTCTGAAGACGGGACCACCCTGATCCTTCACCTGGAGCCTCCCAGGGAGCATTGCCAACCGCATGGAGGTCTCCCCATGGGGCTGCCTGCCCCCCAGCAGCCCTGTGCCCCCGTATCGAacccctccagcagcagaggacgCGTGTGTCCAAGCCGGGGAGGGGATGTGTCCCCCACCCAACCCACATCTCCAGCCCTGCCGAtgcagagggatggagaagcGGAGAAGGACGCCACGTCAGCCCATGGGGACCCTGTGCCTCTCCCCAGGAGCATCCAGGACTCTCTGGCCTTGCTGCAGGAAGATTTCGGTGGCTGGGCCAGGTCCAAcaggcagcaggcagaaaaGCTCCTGAAGATGGGCAATCGCCTCCTGCAAGCTCAGCACAGGGCAAACAGGCACTTGGTGTCCATGACCCAGGAGATCCGGGCCATGTCCCACTCCCTGGCCAACATCGCCTCGGCTGTGGGCCCCTTGCTGCAGGCCACGGGCAACCCCCAGGACCCCCAACCTGCAGACATGGAGTGGCCATCGCTGCCCTCCGGCATGCTGGAattgctgcttcccagcaccctgcagaggcaggagccaCTGCTCCCGGTGGCTACCACGGCCCCTTCCCATGTGAGCTCCCCTCCTGCCACCCCCCCTGTGAGCCCAGCACACTCGGAGCCCCTCAGCCCAGCCTCCGAGGAGGAGCATCCCAAATCAAGGCATCCCACCGGCAGCAAGCGTGGTGGGAAGCCCAGCACCAGGCTTCGGAAGCGAAGGAAGAAGTGA
- the LOC136018602 gene encoding protein PML-like isoform X2, with translation MSPAKPGAGWHQAKPSFGDPPCRGGDSSALLCPVPLGMPGKLLEDDFQFILCEGCRQESPNLKLLTCLHTLCLGCLSKNKPIGQCPVCQMPIPQASDIPSTDNLLFTNLQARLKVYKKIIGGDDLFCDNCKKPSEFWCCECEEFLCTKCSEAHHRYLASHDAKRVMDIRAGSAKDFLEGTRRSSNFCCSNPSHKNQTVSIYCQQCEKALCCSCALLDSRHAAFCDIRSETQRRQQELGTVTRALRHQRGGFEATCAALREEASRLERAQRELRELIRQRVEQLVRLLRREEEELLGMLEARQEQGRRELARELQRVEGVLRRMEAGERLVEKMSLYATEQEVMDMQPFIKGALQELQRAAARSQAQPVGFAECRARLQALVERVEGHPGTSAPHHDSVSEDGTTLILHLEPPREHCQPHGGLPMGLPAPQQPCAPVSNPSSSRGRVCPSRGGDVSPTQPTSPALPMQRDGEAEKDATSAHGDPVPLPRSIQDSLALLQEDFGGWARSNRQQAEKLLKMGNRLLQAQHRANRHLVSMTQEIRAMSHSLANIASAVGPLLQATGNPQDPQPADMEWPSLPSGMLELLLPSTLQRQEPLLPVATTAPSHVSSPPATPPVSPAHSEPLSPASEEEHPKSRHPTGSKRGGKPSTRLRKRRKK, from the exons ATGTCTCCTGCAAAGCCTGGGGCTGGGTGGCACCAGGCTAAGCCAAGCTTTGGAGACCCTCCATGCAggggaggtgacagcagtgccCTGCTATGCCCTGTCCCTTTGGGGATGCCAGGCAAG CTCCTAGAAGACGACTTCCAGTTCATCCTTTGCGAGGGCTGCCGGCAGGAATCGCCCAACCTCAAGCTCCTCACCTGCCTCCACACCTTGTGCCTTGGTTGCCTGAGCAAGAACAAGCCCATCGGGCAGTGCCCTGTGTGCCAGATGCCCATCCCGCAGGCCAGCGACATTCCCAGCACGGACAACCTGCTCTTCACCAACCTGCAGGCCAGGCTCAAGGTCTACAAGAAGATCATTGGTGGAGATGACTTGTTCTGCGACAACTGCAAGAAACCCAGTGAGTTCTGGTGCTGTGAGTGCGAGGAGTTCCTCTGCACCAAGTGCTCCGAGGCCCATCACCGCTATCTGGCGAGCCACGACGCCAAGAGGGTGATGGACATCAGGGCAGGGTCAGCTAAGGACTTCCTCGAGGGCACCCGGAGGAGCAGTAACTTCTGCTGCTCCAACCCGAGCCATAAGAACCAGACTGTAAG CATCTACTGCCAGCAGTGCGAGAAGGCGCTGTGCTGCTCGTGCGCGCTGCTGGACAGCCGGCACGCGGCCTTCTGCGACATCCGCAGCGAGACCCAGCGccggcagcaggagctgggcaccGTCACCCGCGCCCTGCGGCACCAGCGCGGCGGCTTCGAGGCCACGTGCGCGGCGCTGCGGGAGGAGGCGTCGCGGCTGGAGCGGGCGCAGCGGGAGCTGCGGGAGCTGATCCGGCAGCGCGTGGAGCAGCTGGTGCGGCTGCTGCGGCGCGAggaagaggagctgctggggatgctggaggcGCGGCAGGAGCAGGGCCGGCGGGAGCTGGCGCGGGAGCTGCAGCGCGTGGAGGGGGTGCTGCGGCGCATGGAGGCGGGCGAGCGGCTGGTGGAGAAGATGAGCCTGTACGCCACGGAGCAGGAGGTGATGGACATGCAGCCCTTCATCAAGGGCgcgctgcaggagctgcagcggGCTGCGGCCAGGAGCCAAGCGCAGCCCGTGGGCTTCGCTGagtgcagagccaggctgcaggCGCTGGTGGAGCGCGTCGAGGGGCACCCAG GTACCTCTGCTCCCCACCACGACTCAGTGTCTGAAGACGGGACCACCCTGATCCTTCACCTGGAGCCTCCCAGGGAGCATTGCCAACCGCATGGAGGTCTCCCCATGGGGCTGCCTGCCCCCCAGCAGCCCTGTGCCCCCGTATCGAacccctccagcagcagaggacgCGTGTGTCCAAGCCGGGGAGGGGATGTGTCCCCCACCCAACCCACATCTCCAGCCCTGCCGAtgcagagggatggagaagcGGAGAAGGACGCCACGTCAGCCCATGGGGACCCTGTGCCTCTCCCCAGGAGCATCCAGGACTCTCTGGCCTTGCTGCAGGAAGATTTCGGTGGCTGGGCCAGGTCCAAcaggcagcaggcagaaaaGCTCCTGAAGATGGGCAATCGCCTCCTGCAAGCTCAGCACAGGGCAAACAGGCACTTGGTGTCCATGACCCAGGAGATCCGGGCCATGTCCCACTCCCTGGCCAACATCGCCTCGGCTGTGGGCCCCTTGCTGCAGGCCACGGGCAACCCCCAGGACCCCCAACCTGCAGACATGGAGTGGCCATCGCTGCCCTCCGGCATGCTGGAattgctgcttcccagcaccctgcagaggcaggagccaCTGCTCCCGGTGGCTACCACGGCCCCTTCCCATGTGAGCTCCCCTCCTGCCACCCCCCCTGTGAGCCCAGCACACTCGGAGCCCCTCAGCCCAGCCTCCGAGGAGGAGCATCCCAAATCAAGGCATCCCACCGGCAGCAAGCGTGGTGGGAAGCCCAGCACCAGGCTTCGGAAGCGAAGGAAGAAGTGA
- the STOML1 gene encoding stomatin-like protein 1 isoform X4, which produces MGADVQFRVWDPVLSVMMVKDLIAATRMTAQNAMTKTLMKKSLREIQMEKLRIGEQLLLEINDMTKSWGLEVDRVELSMEAVLQPPRESPLAAVPPAPGLDGTIQQLAAHFFSSTLAGAGSGTGAPEADQQSSPPHSVPSAAPVSPADSVETVNETEPLAAPLLASSAQRKPSTDELLAAVEPILSEALVSQVGASYQVNIALPSGAWSTYFIDLSSGSGRAGHGVPEGIPDVILEVAEKDLKDLFSGDLRPLSAYMSGRLQVKGDLHLALKLEELIKAMKQRR; this is translated from the exons ATGGGTGCCGATGTCCAGTTCCGCGTGTGGGACCCCGTGTTGTCTGTCATGATGGTGAAGGACCTCATCGCGGCCACCCGGATGACGGCGCAGAACGCCATGACCAAGACCTTGATGAAGAAGAGTCTCCGTGAGATCCAGATGGAGAAGCTGAGGATCGGGGAGCAGCTATTG CTGGAGATCAATGACATGACCAAGTCCTGGGGCCTGGAGGTGGACCGTGTGGAGCTCAGCAtggaggctgtgctgcagccgcCCCGGGAGAGCCCTCTGGCTGCCGTGCCACCCGCGCCCGGGCTGGATGGCACCATTCAGCAGCTGGCTGCCCACTTCTTCAGCAGCACcctggctggggcaggcagTGGGACCGGCGCTCCAGAGGCAG ACCAGCAAAGCTCACCGCCTCACAGCGTACCCTCTGCTgccccagtgtccccagcaGACAGCGTGGAGACAGTGAATGAGACAGAGCCTCTCGCCGCTCCCCTCCTTGCCAGCAGTGCCCAGAGGAAGCCCAGCACGGACGAGCTGCTCGCGGCAGTGGAACCCATCCTCTCTGAGGCCCTGGTCAGCCAGGTGGGAGCATCCTACCAGGTCAACATCGCCCTGCCCAGCGGCGCCTGGAGCACCTACTTCATAGACCTCTCCTCAG GCAGCGGCCGGGCTGGCCATGGTGTGCCCGAGGGCATCCCTGATGTCATTCTGGAGGTGGCAGAGAAGGACCTGAAGGACCTCTTCTCGGGTGACCTGCGCCCCTTGAGTGCCTACATGAGCGGGAGGCTGCAGGTGAAGGGCGACCTGCACCTCGCCCTGAAGCTGGAGGAGCTCATCAAGGCGATGAAGCAGCGTAGATAG
- the LOC136018699 gene encoding zona pellucida sperm-binding protein 3-like, with the protein MRPGSSLGFALFCSLLGEVVAYNPWDFFRGEVELWRYREDPSLGYPHTFSQPWAWVDVSQLQAAAPLHPVAVQCQEAQVMVTVHRDLFGTGRLVRAAELSLGSAGCRPAARSDAESTVTFVAGLHECGSTLRVTPYALVYSTSLNYNPVPPGNPVIMRTSPAMVPIECHYPRRGNVSSDGVKPTWVPFLSTLSSEEKLPFSLHLMNDDWSAERASTIFQLGEVLHFQASVTMENHAPLRLFVDTCVATPTPDRSSSPQYAFIDFSGCLVDGQLDDATSTFISPRPRQDVLQFAVDAFKFAGDSSNLVYITCHLKVSLAGQAPDPLNKACSFNKASNLWAPVEGTQDVCSCCEMRSCGLARDSRRPHAPSPWQGGRARRALPSQLDPLVKEADVVVGPLFIHSWRRRPVRRMPSQDAAQLWMVWGLAVVAGLVVVFLTVVGALAVCWKPSNPV; encoded by the exons ATGAGGCCTGGAAGCAGCCTGGGgtttgctcttttctgttctttgcttgGGGAGGTTGTTGCCTACAACCCCTGGGACTTCTTTAGAGGGGAGGTTGAGCTATGGAGGTACAGAGAGGATCCTTCCTTGGGATATCCCCATACCTTCTCCCAGCCTTGGGCATGGGTGGACGTGtcccagctgcaggctgcagccccGCTGCACCCTGTGGCTGTGCAGTGCCAGGAGGCGCAGGTGATGGTCACGGTGCACAGGGACCTCTTTGGCACGGGGCGCCTGGTCCGGGCTGCGGAGCTGAGCCTGGGCTCAGCTGGGTGCCGGCCGGCGGCCCGGAGCGATGCTGAGAGCACCGTGACCTTCGTGGCTGGGCTGCACGAGTGCGGCAGCACCCTCAGG GTGACCCCGTATGCTCTGGTCTACAGTACAAGCTTAAACTACAACCCAGTTCCTCCTGGCAACCCCGTCATCATGCGCACCAGCCCTGCCATGGTTCCCATAGAGTGCCACTACCCCAG GAGGGGCAATGTGAGCAGCGATGGTGTCAAGCCCACGTGGGTACCCTTCCTGTCCACCCTGTCCTCAGAGGAGAAGCTGCCCTTCTCCCTGCACCTCATGAATG ACGACTGGAGCGCCGAGAGAGCCTCCACCATATTCCAACTGGGAGAGGTCCTGCACTTCCAAGCTAGTGTCACCATGGAGAACCACGCACCTCTGAGGCTCTTTGTGGACACCTGTGTGGCCACCCCAACCCCGGACAGGAGCTCTTCCCCCCAGTATGCTTTCATCGACTTCAGTGG GTGCCTGGTGGATGGGCAGCTGGATGATGCCACCTCGACCTTTATATCCCCGAGGCCCAGGCAAGATGTGCTGCAGTTTGCAGTAGATGCATTCAAGTTTGCAGGAGACTCCAGCAACCTG GTCTACATCACCTGCCACCTGAAGGTCTCCCTGGCTGGCCAAGCTCCAGACCCTCTGAACAAGGCTTGCTCCTTCAACAAAGCCAGCAACCT CTGGGCCCCTGTGGAAGGCACCCAGGATGTGTGCTCCTGCTGCGAGATGAGGAGCTGTGGCTTGGCCAGGGACTCCAGGAGACCCCACGCTccatccccatggcaggggggacgTGCCCGGAGAGCGCTGCCCTCCCAGCTTG ATCCCTTGGTGAAAGAAGCAGATGTTGTGGTGGGACCCCTCTTCATCCACAGCTGGCGGCGTCGCCCAGTTCGGAGGATGCCTTCACAAG ATGCAGCCCAGTTGTGGATGGTTTGGGGGCTGGCCGTGGTTGCTGGTTTGGTCGTTGTGTTCCTCACTGTTGTAGGAGCTCTGGCTGTCTGCTGGAAGCCCAGCAACCCTGTTTAA
- the LOC136018602 gene encoding protein PML-like isoform X1, with protein sequence MSPAKPGAGWHQAKPSFGDPPCRGGDSSALLCPVPLGMPGKLLEDDFQFILCEGCRQESPNLKLLTCLHTLCLGCLSKNKPIGQCPVCQMPIPQASDIPSTDNLLFTNLQARLKVYKKIIGGDDLFCDNCKKPSEFWCCECEEFLCTKCSEAHHRYLASHDAKRVMDIRAGSAKDFLEGTRRSSNFCCSNPSHKNQTVSIYCQQCEKALCCSCALLDSRHAAFCDIRSETQRRQQELGTVTRALRHQRGGFEATCAALREEASRLERAQRELRELIRQRVEQLVRLLRREEEELLGMLEARQEQGRRELARELQRVEGVLRRMEAGERLVEKMSLYATEQEVMDMQPFIKGALQELQRAAARSQAQPVGFAECRARLQALVERVEGHPVPVPKTGTSAPHHDSVSEDGTTLILHLEPPREHCQPHGGLPMGLPAPQQPCAPVSNPSSSRGRVCPSRGGDVSPTQPTSPALPMQRDGEAEKDATSAHGDPVPLPRSIQDSLALLQEDFGGWARSNRQQAEKLLKMGNRLLQAQHRANRHLVSMTQEIRAMSHSLANIASAVGPLLQATGNPQDPQPADMEWPSLPSGMLELLLPSTLQRQEPLLPVATTAPSHVSSPPATPPVSPAHSEPLSPASEEEHPKSRHPTGSKRGGKPSTRLRKRRKK encoded by the exons ATGTCTCCTGCAAAGCCTGGGGCTGGGTGGCACCAGGCTAAGCCAAGCTTTGGAGACCCTCCATGCAggggaggtgacagcagtgccCTGCTATGCCCTGTCCCTTTGGGGATGCCAGGCAAG CTCCTAGAAGACGACTTCCAGTTCATCCTTTGCGAGGGCTGCCGGCAGGAATCGCCCAACCTCAAGCTCCTCACCTGCCTCCACACCTTGTGCCTTGGTTGCCTGAGCAAGAACAAGCCCATCGGGCAGTGCCCTGTGTGCCAGATGCCCATCCCGCAGGCCAGCGACATTCCCAGCACGGACAACCTGCTCTTCACCAACCTGCAGGCCAGGCTCAAGGTCTACAAGAAGATCATTGGTGGAGATGACTTGTTCTGCGACAACTGCAAGAAACCCAGTGAGTTCTGGTGCTGTGAGTGCGAGGAGTTCCTCTGCACCAAGTGCTCCGAGGCCCATCACCGCTATCTGGCGAGCCACGACGCCAAGAGGGTGATGGACATCAGGGCAGGGTCAGCTAAGGACTTCCTCGAGGGCACCCGGAGGAGCAGTAACTTCTGCTGCTCCAACCCGAGCCATAAGAACCAGACTGTAAG CATCTACTGCCAGCAGTGCGAGAAGGCGCTGTGCTGCTCGTGCGCGCTGCTGGACAGCCGGCACGCGGCCTTCTGCGACATCCGCAGCGAGACCCAGCGccggcagcaggagctgggcaccGTCACCCGCGCCCTGCGGCACCAGCGCGGCGGCTTCGAGGCCACGTGCGCGGCGCTGCGGGAGGAGGCGTCGCGGCTGGAGCGGGCGCAGCGGGAGCTGCGGGAGCTGATCCGGCAGCGCGTGGAGCAGCTGGTGCGGCTGCTGCGGCGCGAggaagaggagctgctggggatgctggaggcGCGGCAGGAGCAGGGCCGGCGGGAGCTGGCGCGGGAGCTGCAGCGCGTGGAGGGGGTGCTGCGGCGCATGGAGGCGGGCGAGCGGCTGGTGGAGAAGATGAGCCTGTACGCCACGGAGCAGGAGGTGATGGACATGCAGCCCTTCATCAAGGGCgcgctgcaggagctgcagcggGCTGCGGCCAGGAGCCAAGCGCAGCCCGTGGGCTTCGCTGagtgcagagccaggctgcaggCGCTGGTGGAGCGCGTCGAGGGGCACCCAG TCCCCGTTCCCAAAACAGGTACCTCTGCTCCCCACCACGACTCAGTGTCTGAAGACGGGACCACCCTGATCCTTCACCTGGAGCCTCCCAGGGAGCATTGCCAACCGCATGGAGGTCTCCCCATGGGGCTGCCTGCCCCCCAGCAGCCCTGTGCCCCCGTATCGAacccctccagcagcagaggacgCGTGTGTCCAAGCCGGGGAGGGGATGTGTCCCCCACCCAACCCACATCTCCAGCCCTGCCGAtgcagagggatggagaagcGGAGAAGGACGCCACGTCAGCCCATGGGGACCCTGTGCCTCTCCCCAGGAGCATCCAGGACTCTCTGGCCTTGCTGCAGGAAGATTTCGGTGGCTGGGCCAGGTCCAAcaggcagcaggcagaaaaGCTCCTGAAGATGGGCAATCGCCTCCTGCAAGCTCAGCACAGGGCAAACAGGCACTTGGTGTCCATGACCCAGGAGATCCGGGCCATGTCCCACTCCCTGGCCAACATCGCCTCGGCTGTGGGCCCCTTGCTGCAGGCCACGGGCAACCCCCAGGACCCCCAACCTGCAGACATGGAGTGGCCATCGCTGCCCTCCGGCATGCTGGAattgctgcttcccagcaccctgcagaggcaggagccaCTGCTCCCGGTGGCTACCACGGCCCCTTCCCATGTGAGCTCCCCTCCTGCCACCCCCCCTGTGAGCCCAGCACACTCGGAGCCCCTCAGCCCAGCCTCCGAGGAGGAGCATCCCAAATCAAGGCATCCCACCGGCAGCAAGCGTGGTGGGAAGCCCAGCACCAGGCTTCGGAAGCGAAGGAAGAAGTGA